From Erigeron canadensis isolate Cc75 chromosome 8, C_canadensis_v1, whole genome shotgun sequence, one genomic window encodes:
- the LOC122610405 gene encoding uncharacterized protein LOC122610405 — protein MDLVEAGERSMQLNELDELRLYAYDNSLLYKERTKVWHDRRLRKKDFKAGDKVLLFLSKYKFKQPKLTSRWTGPFVIKHVYPSGYVELFKSDGTSFIVNGHRLKLYHEEEESVGVVVDELPFFDMKQ, from the coding sequence ATGGACCTAGTTGAGGCTGGTGAGAGATCTATGCAATtaaatgaactagatgaactTAGGTTGTATGCTTATGATAACTCCTTGTTGTATAAGGAACGAACTAAAGTGTGGCATGACCGTAGGCTTAGAAAGAAGGATTTTAAAGCCGGAGATAAGGTCTTGTTGTTCCTTTCCAAGTACAAGTTCAAGCAACCCAAGTTGACATCTAGGTGGACCGGCCCCTTTGTGATCAAACATGTCTATCCGTCTGGTTATGTGGAATTGTTTAAGTCGGATGGTACTTCTTTTATTGTAAATGGTCACAGGTTAAAGCTTTACCATGAGGAGGAAGAAAGTGTGGGAGTCGTCGTTGACGAGCTTCCCTTTTTCGACATGAAGCAATGA
- the LOC122610406 gene encoding uncharacterized protein LOC122610406, whose amino-acid sequence MSKSMPSQQEQGESEGTVDEEIEMEPNTAEKIPAVPSKNVEKPHVETPPVKPYQPKVPFPQRLRQGKIKENFKKFVELIQNVNISVPLVDLLAGMPNYAKFLKDLISDRKKLQEDKTAVMSAEVSAIIKNEIPPKLDDPGNFLISCSFGLELYKALADLGASINLMPYSVYKKLSLEMEADINVPLILGRPFLMTADAIIRVKAKEISLGVGDDRVVFNVDKALKHPYSYGMIRRCVADDETRQILDACHHGPTGGHYGASVTGKKVYDAGFFWPTVFKEAQTLVEWAEARALPTNDARVVIHFLKKLFCRFGVPKALISDRGSHVANHQLAKVLKRYGVNHRFNLIPPANEWPS is encoded by the exons ATGAGCAAGTCAATGCcatcacaacaagagcag GGTGAATCTGAAGGTACTGTTGATGAAGAAATCGAGATGGAGCCGAACACAGCTGAGAAGATCCCGGCCGTTCCATCTAAGAATGTTGAGAAACCTCATGTTGAGACGCCTCCGGTAAAGCCCTACCAACCGAAGGTGCCGTTTCCTCAAAGGTTGAGGCAAGGGAAGATCAAGGAGAACTTTAAGAAATTCGTTGAGttgattcaaaatgttaacatttcTGTTCCGTTAGTTGAtctccttgcaggtatgcccaacTATGCGAAGTTTCTCAAGGATCTAatttcggataggaagaaacTTCAAGAAGATAAGACGGCAGTCATGAGTGCCGAAGTTTCAGCGataataaagaacgagataccCCCTAAGCTCGATGATCCAGggaattttcttatttcttgttcttttggtctTGAGTTATATaaggcattggccgatcttggggccagtattaatttaatgccttatTCTGTTTACAAAAAGTTGTCTCTTG AAATGGAGGCAGACATTAATGTGCCTCTAATTTTAGGCCGACcattcctcatgaccgcggatgctatcatccgggtcaAGGCCAAGGAAATATCTCTAGGTGTCGGTGATGACCGGGTTGTTTTTAATGTAGATAAAGCTCTTAAGCATCCatactcat atgggatgataAGGAGGTGTGTAGCCGATGATGAGACACGCCAGATTCTCGATGCTTGTCACCATGGGCCAACTGGTGGACACTATGGAGCATCCGTCACTGGTAAGAAAGTTTATGATGCTGGTTTCTTTTGGCCAACCGTGTTCAAGGAAGCACAAACCTTGGTAgag tgggCCGAGGCGAGAGCCTTGCCAACGAATGATGCACGTGTGGTCATTCATTTCTTGAAAAAGCTTTTCTGTAGGTTTGGTGTGCCTAAGGCCTTAATCAGTGACCGCGGAAGTCATGTCGCGAATCACCAACTCGCTAAGGTGCTTAAGAGGTACGGTGTCAATCACCGTTTCAACCTCATACCAcccgcaaacgagtggccaagttGA